In Fundidesulfovibrio putealis DSM 16056, the following proteins share a genomic window:
- a CDS encoding NYN domain-containing protein: protein MNVSILIDGSFFWMKHLEARLGQPPSAESVKQACELIMADSEFENDKLFRAYYYDSPPYGGRAVHPISQREIEFSTTEQHRIKNDYLTQLQRMPRMALRLGSLAMQGWKLNKKNMRGIMESLSRNLPLQPQDVSINLVQKEVDMLMGLDIAWMAARGMVDKVVLLTGDADMIPAMNFAREHGMLVFVAKFGYYLSDKLREHADGVVEFTLPAPERTYTPSARVVSMPPNGGYAHGTNGHAPAPPAASPVPEAAAAPAACAAIIADPAIPDILLEDTPEDPDDHIGNK from the coding sequence ATGAATGTCTCAATCCTTATCGATGGCAGTTTTTTCTGGATGAAGCACCTCGAAGCCCGCCTCGGCCAGCCGCCCTCGGCGGAGTCCGTGAAGCAGGCCTGCGAACTCATCATGGCTGACTCCGAGTTTGAAAACGACAAGCTGTTCCGCGCCTATTATTACGATTCACCGCCCTACGGCGGCCGCGCGGTACACCCCATTTCCCAGCGCGAAATCGAATTCAGCACAACTGAACAGCACCGCATCAAGAACGACTACCTCACCCAGCTCCAGCGCATGCCCCGCATGGCCCTGCGCCTTGGATCGCTCGCCATGCAGGGCTGGAAGCTCAACAAAAAGAACATGCGCGGCATCATGGAATCCTTGAGCCGCAACCTCCCTCTTCAGCCCCAGGACGTGTCCATCAACCTGGTGCAGAAGGAAGTGGACATGCTCATGGGCCTGGACATCGCCTGGATGGCCGCCCGTGGCATGGTGGACAAGGTGGTGCTGCTCACCGGCGACGCGGACATGATCCCGGCCATGAACTTCGCCCGCGAACACGGCATGCTCGTTTTCGTGGCCAAGTTCGGCTACTACCTGTCGGACAAGCTGCGCGAGCACGCCGACGGCGTGGTGGAGTTCACCCTGCCCGCCCCGGAAAGAACCTACACCCCCTCTGCACGGGTTGTGTCCATGCCCCCCAACGGAGGATATGCCCACGGGACCAACGGGCATGCGCCCGCGCCTCCTGCCGCCTCTCCGGTTCCGGAAGCCGCGGCGGCCCCTGCCGCCTGTGCCGCCATCATAGCCGACCCGGCCATCCCGGACATCCTCCTGGAGGACACCCCGGAAGACCCCGACGACCACATCGGCAACAAGTAG
- a CDS encoding phage adaptor protein — MTIADLLDEIRLELTDELKTRWSDEQMLKIVAKGYRRLSHVLYRNDVELGRAVHRFETEAGREDYPLPSDFMADYGLYRDGTNTKLAKQSDDSWEQLTAPGEASVWLIRGDNLYLAGTPGAAYGMTLLYWPLLDATLLDLDSPTPFNGKLDDLVAEYAALRLKNIDEMDVSLDTQLLQELENNLLNTYSAISPVTVTRRGWLT, encoded by the coding sequence ATGACTATCGCGGACTTGCTCGATGAAATCAGGCTCGAACTGACAGACGAACTCAAAACCCGCTGGAGCGACGAGCAGATGCTGAAGATCGTGGCCAAGGGCTACCGACGGCTCTCGCACGTGCTCTATCGAAACGACGTGGAACTGGGCCGCGCCGTGCACCGCTTCGAGACCGAGGCCGGGCGGGAGGACTACCCCCTGCCGTCCGACTTCATGGCCGACTACGGCCTCTACCGCGACGGCACAAACACCAAACTGGCCAAGCAGAGCGACGACTCCTGGGAGCAGCTGACCGCGCCGGGGGAAGCGTCAGTATGGCTCATCCGGGGCGACAACCTGTACCTGGCAGGAACGCCTGGCGCGGCCTACGGCATGACGCTCCTGTACTGGCCGCTCCTTGACGCGACACTTTTGGACCTGGATTCGCCCACGCCCTTTAACGGCAAGCTTGATGATCTTGTGGCCGAATACGCGGCGCTTCGCCTCAAGAACATAGACGAGATGGACGTGTCCCTGGATACGCAGCTCCTGCAGGAGCTGGAGAACAATCTGCTGAACACCTACTCGGCCATCTCTCCGGTCACTGTCACGAGACGGGGCTGGCTGACCTAA
- a CDS encoding terminase large subunit domain-containing protein, with protein MKTGITIHTGYEPHRFQRQIHDGLRRFSVLVCHRRFGKTVLCVNALIDAAHRGGPPNLRLAYVAPTLTQAKRVAWDYLKLYGLAVPGAKASEAELRLDFENGSRISLHGADNPDSLRGLYLDGVVLDEYADFRPEAYATVIRPALSDRRGFAIFIGTPRGHNHFFDLYQTALRNPDWYAARFPVSQTRLLPLDEVDSARAQMTESQFRQEYECDFDVTGEDTLIPLSLVLDSLDRQVGYRDAPSVMGLDVGMSLGGDPSAIVVRQGGKVIHAEEFRLDDTLAIAGRARECFHDLRPEAVYVDAVGWGAGVAHTLSGWGLPVTAVNVAESASSSERFNRRRDELWWKAREFFASRVAAIDGAVPLANKLAAELSAPRFAYLPTGRIKVEGKDELKRRGVPSPNIADAFVLTMAHADRFRTADDTLNIEEGQEPSRFL; from the coding sequence ATGAAGACCGGAATTACCATCCATACCGGCTACGAGCCGCATCGTTTCCAAAGGCAGATCCACGACGGGCTGAGACGCTTCTCGGTGCTGGTGTGCCACAGGCGCTTCGGCAAGACCGTGCTGTGCGTCAACGCCCTGATCGACGCCGCGCACCGGGGCGGCCCGCCCAACCTCCGGCTGGCCTACGTGGCCCCCACCCTCACCCAGGCCAAGCGCGTGGCCTGGGACTACCTCAAGCTCTACGGCCTGGCCGTGCCCGGCGCCAAGGCCAGCGAAGCGGAGCTGCGCCTGGATTTCGAGAACGGCTCACGCATCAGCCTGCACGGCGCGGACAACCCCGACAGCCTGCGCGGTCTGTACCTGGATGGCGTGGTGCTGGACGAATACGCGGATTTCCGGCCCGAGGCCTACGCCACGGTCATCCGTCCGGCCCTGTCCGACCGCAGGGGCTTCGCCATCTTCATCGGCACCCCGCGCGGCCACAACCACTTCTTCGACCTGTACCAGACAGCGCTTCGAAACCCCGACTGGTACGCGGCCCGCTTCCCCGTCAGCCAGACCCGCCTGCTCCCCCTGGACGAGGTGGACTCCGCCCGCGCCCAGATGACCGAGTCCCAGTTCCGCCAGGAGTACGAGTGCGACTTCGACGTGACCGGCGAGGACACGCTCATCCCGCTCTCGCTGGTGCTCGATTCCCTGGACCGGCAGGTGGGCTACCGCGACGCCCCCTCCGTGATGGGGCTGGACGTGGGCATGTCGCTGGGCGGCGACCCCTCGGCCATCGTGGTGCGCCAGGGCGGCAAGGTGATCCACGCCGAGGAGTTCCGCCTGGACGACACCCTGGCCATCGCCGGGCGCGCCCGCGAGTGCTTCCACGATCTGCGGCCCGAGGCCGTCTACGTGGACGCCGTGGGCTGGGGCGCGGGCGTGGCCCACACCCTGTCCGGCTGGGGGCTGCCGGTGACGGCGGTGAACGTTGCGGAATCAGCGTCCTCCTCGGAGCGGTTCAACCGGCGCCGTGACGAGCTGTGGTGGAAGGCCCGCGAGTTCTTCGCCTCCCGCGTGGCCGCCATCGACGGCGCTGTCCCGCTGGCCAACAAGCTGGCGGCCGAATTGTCCGCCCCCCGCTTCGCCTACCTGCCCACCGGACGAATCAAGGTGGAGGGCAAGGACGAGCTGAAACGCCGGGGCGTCCCGTCCCCCAACATCGCAGACGCCTTCGTTTTGACCATGGCCCACGCCGACCGCTTCCGGACGGCGGACGACACCCTCAACATCGAGGAGGGCCAGGAGCCCTCCCGGTTCCTCTAG